In one Shewanella loihica PV-4 genomic region, the following are encoded:
- the rdgC gene encoding recombination-associated protein RdgC, translated as MWFKNLTVYRFNKPFSVDTEALEKSLEDFTFSPCSSQDISKFGFSKALGKLGHTLVHSAENRHLICATKEEKILPSQVVKEALEEKVAQIEAEENRKLAKKEKDALKEEITTTLLPRAFSRRSQIHALILPEIEMILVDSSSATKAEELLALLRKALGSLPVIPMSFKTPIEAQLTEWLKSNSAPAPFEMQDEAELKSDSDEGGIVRFKQQDLTENEVLAHLEVGKQVHKLALHFGQSIAFVLQSDAGIKRLKFSEEFRAHNDEVSTEDPLARLDADFALMGSELIALMNSLVEVLGGLEDSL; from the coding sequence ATGTGGTTTAAGAATCTTACCGTATATCGTTTTAATAAACCTTTCTCTGTCGATACCGAAGCGCTAGAGAAGTCACTGGAAGACTTTACCTTTTCTCCCTGCTCCAGCCAGGACATCAGCAAGTTCGGCTTCTCCAAAGCACTGGGTAAACTCGGCCACACCTTAGTACACAGCGCCGAGAACAGACACCTTATTTGTGCCACCAAAGAGGAGAAGATCCTGCCTTCTCAGGTGGTAAAAGAAGCCCTGGAAGAAAAAGTGGCGCAGATCGAAGCCGAAGAAAACCGCAAGCTGGCCAAGAAAGAGAAAGATGCGCTCAAAGAGGAGATCACCACCACGCTATTGCCACGCGCTTTCTCTCGTCGCAGCCAGATCCACGCGTTGATATTACCTGAGATTGAGATGATCCTGGTGGACTCATCAAGCGCCACCAAGGCAGAAGAGCTACTGGCGCTGCTGCGTAAGGCGCTGGGCTCGCTGCCAGTGATCCCTATGAGCTTCAAGACGCCAATCGAAGCCCAGCTGACCGAGTGGCTCAAGAGCAACAGCGCGCCTGCTCCGTTTGAGATGCAGGATGAGGCCGAGCTTAAGTCAGATTCAGATGAAGGCGGCATAGTACGCTTTAAACAGCAAGACCTGACCGAAAACGAGGTGCTGGCGCATCTTGAGGTGGGTAAGCAGGTGCATAAGCTGGCGCTGCATTTCGGCCAGTCTATCGCCTTCGTGCTGCAATCCGATGCTGGCATCAAACGCCTGAAGTTCTCGGAAGAGTTTAGGGCGCACAACGATGAGGTGAGCACAGAAGATCCACTGGCGCGTCTGGACGCCGACTTTGCCCTGATGGGCAGCGAGCTGATCGCCCTGATGAACTCGCTGGTCGAAGTATTGGGCGGCCTGGAAGATAGCCTGTAA
- a CDS encoding PstS family phosphate ABC transporter substrate-binding protein yields MKLKQLVGAVSLTAASVFSAASMAALDPSLPTYEKTSGVSGNLSSVGSDTLANMMTLWAEEYKEMYPNVNIQIQAAGSSTAPPALTEGTSQFGPMSRKMKPNEIEAFEKHYGYQPTAIRVAIDALAVFVHKDNPIKGLSIEQIDGIFSATHKCGGSDVQRWGDVGLDGSWAAKDVQLYGRNSVSGTYGYFKKKALCKGDFKANVNEQPGSASVVQSVSQSLNAIGYSGIGYKTAGVKAVAIAKKGTNYIEASAANAADGSYPLSRYLYVYVNKHPNKELAPLEREFLRFVLSKQGQQIVMKDGYVPLPRSVTAKDLEKAGIRL; encoded by the coding sequence ATGAAACTTAAACAGCTTGTCGGTGCGGTGAGTTTAACAGCCGCTAGTGTATTCTCAGCAGCCTCTATGGCCGCTCTTGATCCATCACTGCCAACTTATGAAAAAACAAGTGGTGTATCAGGTAACCTATCTTCTGTAGGTTCAGACACTTTAGCCAACATGATGACCCTATGGGCGGAAGAGTACAAAGAAATGTACCCTAACGTTAACATTCAGATTCAAGCAGCGGGTTCATCTACTGCGCCACCAGCACTAACTGAAGGTACTTCACAGTTCGGTCCAATGAGCCGTAAGATGAAGCCTAACGAAATCGAAGCATTCGAAAAGCACTACGGTTACCAGCCAACTGCTATCCGTGTAGCAATCGATGCTCTTGCAGTATTCGTACACAAAGATAACCCAATCAAGGGTCTAAGCATCGAGCAGATCGACGGCATCTTCTCTGCAACACACAAGTGTGGCGGTAGCGATGTTCAACGTTGGGGCGATGTAGGTCTAGACGGTTCTTGGGCTGCTAAAGACGTGCAGCTATATGGTCGTAACTCAGTATCTGGTACTTACGGTTACTTCAAGAAGAAAGCACTTTGTAAGGGCGACTTCAAGGCTAACGTAAACGAGCAACCAGGTTCTGCATCAGTGGTTCAGTCTGTATCTCAATCACTTAACGCTATCGGTTACTCAGGTATCGGTTACAAGACAGCAGGCGTGAAAGCGGTTGCTATCGCTAAGAAAGGTACCAACTACATCGAAGCATCGGCTGCTAACGCTGCTGACGGTAGCTACCCACTATCACGTTACCTATACGTTTACGTGAACAAGCACCCTAACAAAGAGTTGGCACCACTCGAGCGTGAATTCCTACGCTTCGTACTGTCAAAGCAGGGTCAGCAAATCGTAATGAAAGACGGTTATGTACCACTACCACGTAGTGTGACTGCGAAAGACCTAGAAAAAGCTGGTATCCGTCTGTAA
- a CDS encoding YfaZ family outer membrane protein, which produces MKTKFALLLLGTLSLTAQANDFNLGINDDVISTDLQMDLNPSANLVMGYLYSNHEGHTVSAAAHMSHDAGAHHFEVGPKFSHYWAKNSSNGSVVAIGGRYSLDLGSNIALKTSAYYAPSVLSFGSVDGQYELDGKIQFQVNPSLGLFAGYRNIRLQYDNRPDNTFDSGFYIGASAHF; this is translated from the coding sequence ATGAAAACCAAATTTGCGCTACTGCTCTTAGGCACCTTGAGCCTCACGGCCCAGGCCAACGACTTTAATCTTGGAATAAATGATGATGTGATCTCTACGGATCTGCAGATGGATCTTAATCCGTCGGCCAATCTGGTGATGGGGTATCTATATTCCAATCACGAGGGGCACACTGTCTCGGCCGCGGCCCATATGAGTCACGATGCCGGGGCGCATCACTTCGAGGTTGGCCCTAAGTTTTCCCACTATTGGGCTAAAAATAGCAGTAACGGCAGCGTGGTGGCGATCGGTGGTCGTTACTCGTTGGATCTGGGCTCAAACATTGCCCTTAAGACCTCGGCCTACTATGCGCCTTCCGTGCTGAGTTTCGGCAGTGTCGATGGCCAGTACGAGCTGGATGGCAAGATCCAGTTTCAGGTTAATCCAAGCCTGGGACTGTTTGCCGGCTACCGTAACATACGCCTGCAATACGATAATCGCCCCGATAACACCTTCGACAGTGGCTTCTATATCGGCGCCAGTGCTCACTTCTAA
- a CDS encoding alpha/beta hydrolase, whose amino-acid sequence MKLHQLAPSLAILPLIVSLTTMAAAVEPVVDAAPASKAVAKAAVPKVEIPRTAVFELTDPLSKRIYPLWVKLPRSYQADSTRHYPVVYVSDAPYAFQIVSGMTRFPMNSGKMREAIIVGLSYAKGDKGAQSRVRDYTPFNDSSWKLTTGGASHYADYLETQVLPFMAEHYRVDDKERTFVGNSLGGLLGAYLLLEKPNLFDNYVLGSPSVWFNGEQLLSLTAKPRADDKQARRVFLAVGALETPAKAGMQHDMVAGADKLGRHLRRQLGDNLVLESLTIAGARHETAFPTTASQGLYWLLARDGEGSIQ is encoded by the coding sequence ATGAAGTTACACCAACTGGCCCCATCGTTGGCCATCTTGCCGTTAATTGTCTCATTGACCACTATGGCCGCCGCTGTTGAGCCAGTCGTCGATGCGGCGCCGGCTTCTAAGGCGGTTGCTAAAGCGGCCGTGCCTAAGGTGGAGATCCCCCGTACAGCTGTATTCGAGCTGACCGATCCCCTGAGCAAGCGCATCTATCCACTCTGGGTAAAGCTGCCGCGCTCTTATCAAGCCGATAGCACGAGACATTACCCCGTGGTCTATGTCTCCGATGCGCCCTATGCCTTTCAGATTGTCTCGGGCATGACCCGCTTTCCCATGAATAGCGGCAAGATGCGTGAGGCCATCATAGTCGGGCTTTCCTATGCAAAGGGGGACAAGGGGGCCCAGAGCCGGGTGCGTGACTATACCCCCTTTAACGATTCGAGCTGGAAGTTAACAACCGGCGGTGCCAGTCACTACGCCGATTATCTAGAGACTCAGGTGTTACCCTTCATGGCCGAGCATTATCGGGTAGATGACAAGGAGCGCACTTTCGTCGGCAACTCCCTCGGCGGCCTGCTTGGGGCCTATCTGCTACTGGAGAAGCCGAATCTGTTTGATAACTATGTGTTGGGCAGCCCCTCGGTGTGGTTTAACGGCGAGCAGCTGTTATCTCTAACGGCGAAGCCGAGAGCCGATGATAAACAGGCGCGGCGAGTGTTCCTGGCGGTCGGCGCGCTGGAGACACCTGCTAAGGCGGGGATGCAACACGACATGGTCGCTGGAGCGGATAAACTTGGTCGCCACCTAAGGCGCCAGCTGGGGGATAACTTGGTACTCGAGAGCCTCACCATAGCGGGGGCGCGCCACGAAACCGCCTTTCCCACCACGGCGAGCCAAGGCCTCTATTGGCTCCTGGCGCGCGATGGGGAAGGCAGTATTCAGTAG
- a CDS encoding collagenase encodes MRLGTAALPLLTSFALQAGETSPVAPLQAVLSQNHDCSPTITIRSQALTQEQITQACALMQKQEAKFHQLFGTQGKPVANDNNQRMRANVYHSRDDYTRYVTAHFDVPSDNGGMFLEGLPHLAGNQAEFVAYERNGQIWNLAHEYVHYLDGHFNLYGDFCASLHDSHSAPEYCPEPAPLLPHLVWWSEGLGEYISQGDDNPAAIAIIAKQHFELSELFNTSYEHNGGTDRVYRWGYLAVRFMMEHHKDKIDTMLGFTRKGDYPRYQALVKQWGTSMDAEFQAWLKTLNAHQHR; translated from the coding sequence ATGCGTCTCGGTACGGCGGCCCTGCCCCTGCTGACCAGCTTCGCCCTGCAGGCAGGCGAAACCTCGCCCGTTGCGCCCTTGCAAGCTGTCTTAAGCCAAAACCACGACTGCAGTCCCACCATCACCATTCGCTCCCAGGCGCTCACCCAGGAGCAGATAACCCAGGCCTGCGCCCTGATGCAGAAGCAGGAAGCCAAGTTCCACCAGCTGTTTGGCACCCAAGGCAAGCCGGTCGCCAATGACAACAATCAACGTATGCGCGCCAACGTCTACCACAGCCGCGACGACTATACTCGCTATGTCACGGCGCATTTCGACGTGCCAAGCGACAACGGCGGCATGTTCCTGGAGGGGCTCCCCCACCTGGCAGGAAATCAGGCAGAGTTTGTCGCCTATGAGCGCAACGGACAGATCTGGAATCTGGCTCATGAGTATGTGCATTACCTGGATGGCCACTTCAATCTCTATGGCGATTTTTGCGCCTCGCTGCACGACTCCCACAGCGCCCCCGAGTATTGCCCTGAGCCGGCGCCGCTGCTGCCTCACCTAGTGTGGTGGAGCGAAGGGCTGGGGGAATATATCTCTCAGGGAGACGACAACCCGGCGGCCATCGCCATCATCGCCAAACAGCACTTCGAGCTGAGTGAATTGTTTAACACCAGTTACGAGCACAACGGCGGCACAGATCGCGTCTATCGCTGGGGCTATCTGGCGGTGCGCTTCATGATGGAGCATCACAAAGACAAGATAGACACCATGCTGGGCTTTACCCGCAAGGGCGACTACCCGAGATATCAGGCATTGGTAAAGCAGTGGGGCACCAGCATGGATGCAGAGTTTCAGGCGTGGCTTAAGACGCTGAATGCCCACCAGCACCGCTAA
- a CDS encoding glutathione peroxidase — MSIYDFSLTRIDGSTQPMADYKGKVLLIVNTASKCGFTPQYQALQALYEQFGPERFAVLGFPCNQFGQQEQGDESEISQFCELNFGVSFPLFAKIEVNGDKAHPLYRYLKREAKGVLGSESIKWNFTKFLVDGHGCVLERFAPTTKPESLAEKIAALVSQSK; from the coding sequence ATGTCGATTTACGATTTTTCACTCACCCGCATCGATGGCAGCACCCAGCCGATGGCGGATTACAAAGGTAAGGTACTGCTTATCGTCAACACGGCCAGCAAATGTGGATTCACCCCTCAATATCAGGCGCTACAGGCGCTGTATGAGCAGTTCGGCCCTGAGCGTTTTGCCGTGCTCGGCTTCCCCTGCAACCAGTTTGGTCAGCAGGAGCAGGGGGATGAGAGCGAGATCAGTCAGTTCTGCGAGCTTAACTTTGGCGTCAGCTTCCCGCTCTTTGCCAAGATAGAGGTAAACGGCGACAAGGCTCATCCTCTGTATCGTTACCTCAAGCGCGAGGCCAAGGGGGTGCTTGGCAGCGAATCGATCAAATGGAACTTCACCAAGTTCCTGGTCGACGGACACGGATGTGTACTGGAACGCTTCGCTCCCACCACAAAACCTGAATCTTTGGCAGAAAAAATCGCTGCTTTAGTGAGCCAATCCAAATAG
- the phoB gene encoding phosphate regulon transcriptional regulator PhoB yields the protein MTARILIVEDELAIREMLAFVLEQHGFTTTTAEDFDSALDMLSEPYPDLVLLDWMFPGGSGIQLAKKLRQDEFTRHIPVIMLTARGEEEDKVKGLEVGADDYITKPFSPKELVARIKAVMRRAAPTALEEPIDVQGLVLDPVSHRVTVGDQVLEMGPTEFRLLHFFMTHPERVYSREQLLDNVWGTNVYVEDRTVDVHIRRLRKAVEPSNHDRLIQTVRGAGYRFSTRL from the coding sequence ATGACTGCTAGGATTTTGATAGTTGAAGATGAGCTGGCCATCCGAGAGATGTTAGCTTTTGTTTTAGAACAACATGGATTTACGACAACTACAGCAGAGGATTTCGACTCAGCATTGGATATGTTGTCAGAACCTTATCCAGATTTGGTGTTGCTCGATTGGATGTTCCCGGGCGGCAGTGGTATCCAGCTGGCCAAGAAACTGCGCCAGGATGAGTTTACCCGTCACATTCCCGTCATCATGCTGACGGCCCGTGGCGAAGAGGAAGACAAGGTGAAGGGGCTCGAAGTGGGCGCCGATGACTATATTACCAAGCCTTTCTCGCCCAAAGAGCTGGTGGCACGCATCAAGGCGGTAATGCGCCGCGCGGCACCAACGGCACTGGAAGAGCCGATAGACGTACAAGGATTGGTACTCGACCCTGTGAGCCACCGCGTGACAGTGGGCGATCAGGTACTGGAGATGGGCCCGACCGAGTTCAGGTTGCTCCATTTCTTCATGACCCATCCAGAGCGCGTCTACAGCCGTGAGCAGCTGTTGGACAATGTCTGGGGCACCAATGTGTATGTCGAAGACAGAACCGTCGATGTGCATATTCGTCGCCTGCGTAAGGCCGTCGAGCCATCGAATCACGACCGTTTGATACAAACCGTTCGTGGTGCCGGCTACCGTTTCTCGACCCGTCTCTAG
- the phoR gene encoding phosphate regulon sensor histidine kinase PhoR: MFDSYSGYQLLTRLVIYLLLCLAVGLLINQVLWIMLLGSIALLIWHYKQISRLNYWLWRDKRLTPPNGSGSWEGVFNGIYRLQGKNRKRVSQLAYLLARFRQGAEALPDAAVVLDSENNIAWCNKLAQLMLGLVWPQDNGQRIDNLIRHPDFSKYLKQADFDEPFELIDTQSDSRILEIRIMGYGSGQRLLIARDITRIRQLEGMRKEFVANVSHELKTPLTVLQGYLEMMQGMAEPDSPNAKAMSQMQQQTNRMRSMVEQLLVLSRIEDGSAVNLETKVNMTVLMETLKEEAQALALGQYELSIEADPGLNLYGSEVQLRSACSNLVSNAIRYTEPGGKISIRWKRVPMGAEFSVTDTGEGIAPQHLTRLTERFYRVDSARSRQSGGSGLGLAITKHALHHHQSDLTIESKLGVGSRFSFIIPNHLLDL, encoded by the coding sequence ATGTTTGATTCATATTCAGGGTATCAACTACTCACTCGATTAGTGATATATCTACTGCTCTGTCTTGCCGTTGGATTACTCATAAATCAGGTGCTGTGGATCATGTTGCTGGGCAGTATCGCCCTGCTCATTTGGCACTATAAACAGATCTCAAGACTCAACTATTGGCTGTGGCGCGATAAGCGACTGACGCCACCCAACGGCAGTGGCAGTTGGGAAGGGGTGTTCAACGGTATCTACCGTTTGCAGGGGAAAAACCGTAAACGTGTCAGCCAGCTCGCCTATCTTCTCGCCCGCTTCAGACAAGGGGCCGAGGCGCTACCCGATGCGGCCGTGGTGCTCGATTCAGAGAACAACATCGCCTGGTGTAACAAGCTTGCCCAGCTCATGTTAGGCCTGGTGTGGCCCCAGGATAACGGTCAGCGGATCGACAACCTTATCCGTCACCCCGACTTCTCCAAATACCTCAAGCAGGCCGATTTCGACGAGCCGTTCGAACTTATCGACACCCAGAGTGATAGCCGTATCTTAGAGATTCGTATCATGGGCTATGGTTCGGGGCAGCGGTTATTGATTGCCCGCGACATCACACGTATTCGCCAGCTTGAGGGGATGCGTAAGGAGTTTGTGGCCAACGTTTCTCACGAGCTCAAGACGCCGCTGACAGTATTGCAGGGTTACCTGGAGATGATGCAGGGGATGGCCGAGCCAGACTCGCCCAATGCCAAGGCGATGTCGCAGATGCAGCAGCAGACCAACCGTATGCGTTCCATGGTCGAGCAGCTGCTGGTGCTGTCGCGCATCGAAGATGGTAGCGCGGTAAACCTTGAGACCAAGGTGAACATGACAGTGCTCATGGAGACTCTCAAAGAGGAGGCGCAGGCGCTGGCCTTGGGGCAGTATGAACTGTCTATCGAGGCGGATCCCGGCCTGAATCTTTATGGCAGCGAGGTGCAGCTTCGTAGTGCCTGCTCTAACCTGGTGTCGAACGCCATTCGTTATACCGAGCCCGGCGGTAAGATCAGCATTCGCTGGAAACGTGTGCCTATGGGGGCCGAGTTTAGCGTGACCGATACCGGCGAGGGTATAGCGCCGCAGCATCTTACCCGTCTAACCGAGCGCTTCTACAGGGTCGATAGCGCCCGCTCGCGCCAGAGTGGCGGCTCGGGATTGGGCCTGGCCATCACCAAACACGCTTTGCATCATCACCAGAGCGATCTCACCATTGAGAGTAAGCTAGGGGTAGGTAGCCGCTTTAGCTTCATCATCCCTAATCATCTGCTCGACCTTTAG
- a CDS encoding M1 family metallopeptidase: MAPALHHKKGILVVTQWDNQQDHHSFANVDALRVTHLSLALEVDFAAQQLIGCARLNLDYREQDCRILYLDTRDLTITSVLDEAGNALVYRVDEQDVVRGQRLAIELSSPSKQVTVHYHTSPSAQGLQWLSPEQTSGKQLPFLFSQSQPINARSWIPLQDSPKARITFDAKITVPPGMRAVMSAMNHGDAPLTGEFSFEMEKPIPTHLLAIAVGDLHFGAIGPRTGVYAEPEVLSAAVKEFEDTEKMVEIAESLLGPYAWDRYDMLILPPSFPFGGMENPRLAFMTPTLIAGDKSLVSTVAHELAHSWTGNLVSNATWRDLWLNEGFTTYFTNRIVEAVYGKELAELEVVLEYGRLKEELVSMPLEAQTLPANVQAGDPNDAFNRFTYDKASMFVHELEHRLGREAFDRFLFEYVNHFAFEAITTETFVDYARQTLLVQYGDKITEAELLEWVYGEGMPAWFVPPSSDSLEKVDALRAAWLGGEPINKANTANWRVHHWQYFLNSLPEVLEQEALIDLDTSFDFSRSTNAEIACDWYRVAIRNHYDPVLPFVEAYLMKIGRGKFVRPLYNELLLAGYGEELRRIYQKARAGYHPSLSVQLDKQLLQ; encoded by the coding sequence ATGGCACCAGCCCTACATCATAAAAAAGGAATCCTTGTGGTCACTCAGTGGGATAATCAACAAGATCATCATTCATTTGCCAATGTGGACGCCCTGCGGGTCACGCATTTGAGCCTGGCCCTCGAGGTCGATTTTGCGGCGCAGCAACTCATAGGTTGCGCCCGGCTTAACTTAGATTATCGCGAGCAAGATTGCCGTATCCTCTACTTAGATACCCGCGACCTCACCATCACCAGTGTGCTGGACGAGGCTGGCAATGCCTTGGTTTACCGAGTGGATGAGCAAGATGTGGTGCGCGGTCAGCGACTGGCGATCGAACTGAGCTCGCCAAGTAAACAGGTCACAGTGCATTATCACACCTCGCCCTCGGCCCAGGGCCTGCAGTGGCTGTCACCTGAGCAGACCAGCGGTAAGCAGTTGCCATTTCTCTTCAGTCAGTCGCAGCCGATCAACGCCCGCAGCTGGATCCCTCTGCAAGACAGCCCCAAGGCGAGAATTACCTTCGATGCCAAGATCACTGTGCCGCCTGGGATGCGCGCCGTGATGAGCGCCATGAACCACGGCGATGCGCCGTTAACGGGTGAATTTAGCTTCGAGATGGAAAAGCCTATCCCGACCCATCTGCTGGCGATTGCCGTTGGGGATCTGCACTTTGGCGCCATAGGCCCGCGCACTGGCGTGTATGCCGAGCCCGAGGTGCTATCTGCGGCGGTGAAGGAGTTTGAAGATACCGAGAAGATGGTGGAGATCGCCGAGTCCCTGCTAGGCCCCTATGCCTGGGATCGCTACGACATGCTTATCCTACCGCCTAGCTTTCCCTTCGGCGGCATGGAAAACCCACGACTCGCCTTTATGACCCCCACACTGATCGCTGGCGATAAGAGCCTGGTCTCAACTGTCGCCCACGAGCTGGCCCACTCTTGGACCGGCAATCTGGTGAGTAACGCCACCTGGCGGGATCTCTGGCTCAACGAAGGCTTTACCACCTATTTCACCAATCGTATCGTCGAGGCCGTGTATGGCAAGGAGCTGGCCGAACTGGAGGTCGTGTTGGAATATGGCCGCCTCAAGGAGGAGTTGGTGAGCATGCCACTCGAGGCGCAGACCCTGCCGGCCAATGTGCAGGCGGGTGACCCTAACGATGCCTTTAACCGCTTCACCTATGACAAGGCCTCCATGTTTGTTCACGAGCTGGAGCATCGTCTGGGGCGTGAGGCCTTCGACCGTTTCCTGTTCGAGTATGTGAATCATTTTGCCTTCGAGGCGATCACTACTGAAACCTTCGTCGATTACGCCAGACAGACACTGCTTGTTCAGTATGGCGATAAGATAACCGAGGCCGAGTTGCTCGAGTGGGTCTATGGCGAGGGGATGCCCGCCTGGTTCGTGCCGCCTAGCTCAGACAGCCTGGAGAAGGTCGATGCCCTACGCGCCGCCTGGCTCGGTGGCGAGCCTATCAATAAGGCCAACACGGCCAATTGGCGGGTGCACCACTGGCAGTATTTCCTAAATAGCCTGCCCGAGGTGCTCGAGCAAGAGGCGTTGATCGACTTGGATACCAGCTTCGATTTCAGCCGCAGCACTAATGCCGAGATCGCCTGTGACTGGTATCGGGTCGCCATACGTAATCATTACGATCCCGTACTGCCCTTCGTCGAGGCTTATCTGATGAAAATAGGGCGGGGGAAGTTTGTGCGTCCCCTGTATAACGAGTTGCTGCTGGCCGGATATGGCGAGGAGCTGCGTCGCATCTATCAGAAGGCGAGGGCGGGTTATCATCCTTCGCTGTCGGTGCAGCTGGATAAGCAGCTATTGCAGTAA
- a CDS encoding porin codes for MMNVFCKTLLASALATATLASAHAAEPLTVYGKLNVTAQSNDVDGDATTTIQSNASRFGVKGAFELSSSLEAFYTVEYEVDTGDAAKENFLARNQFVGLKGNFGAFSVGRNDTMLKQSQGKVDQFNDLSGDLKHLFKGENRIEQTATYMTPSFSGFKVGVTYAAEGASSQYGQDGFSVAAMYGDAKLKKSPIFASIAYDSDVKGYEVVRATVQGKIAGLKIGGMYQQQEETYKKDGTAVVGADSKTGYLVSAAYTIDAVVLKAQYQDMEDKGDSWSVGGDYKLGKPTKLFAFYTNRDFEGVDTTDKFFGLGLEHKF; via the coding sequence ATGATGAACGTTTTTTGTAAAACACTACTCGCTTCTGCGCTAGCAACTGCCACTCTCGCTTCTGCACACGCTGCAGAGCCATTGACTGTTTACGGCAAACTAAACGTAACGGCTCAATCTAACGATGTAGATGGTGATGCAACGACGACTATTCAGAGCAACGCTTCTCGTTTTGGCGTGAAGGGTGCTTTCGAGCTGAGCAGCTCACTTGAAGCTTTCTACACTGTTGAGTATGAAGTGGACACAGGTGATGCGGCTAAGGAAAACTTCTTGGCTCGTAACCAGTTCGTTGGTTTAAAAGGTAACTTCGGTGCTTTCTCTGTGGGTCGTAACGACACCATGCTGAAGCAATCTCAAGGTAAAGTTGACCAGTTCAACGACCTGTCTGGTGACCTGAAGCACCTGTTCAAAGGTGAAAACCGTATCGAGCAGACTGCGACTTACATGACGCCTTCTTTCAGCGGTTTCAAAGTAGGTGTGACTTATGCTGCTGAAGGCGCTAGCTCACAGTATGGCCAAGACGGTTTCAGCGTTGCCGCTATGTACGGTGATGCTAAGCTGAAGAAGTCTCCTATCTTCGCTTCTATCGCTTACGACTCAGACGTTAAAGGCTATGAAGTTGTTCGCGCTACTGTTCAAGGTAAGATCGCTGGCCTGAAGATTGGTGGTATGTACCAGCAGCAGGAAGAGACTTACAAGAAAGACGGTACTGCCGTTGTTGGTGCTGACAGCAAGACAGGTTACCTGGTAAGTGCTGCTTACACTATCGATGCCGTAGTACTGAAGGCTCAGTACCAAGACATGGAAGACAAAGGTGATTCTTGGTCAGTGGGTGGTGACTACAAGCTAGGCAAGCCAACTAAACTGTTTGCCTTCTACACCAACCGTGATTTCGAAGGTGTTGACACTACCGATAAATTCTTCGGTCTGGGTCTAGAGCACAAGTTCTAA